From Candidatus Woesearchaeota archaeon, one genomic window encodes:
- a CDS encoding TRAM domain-containing protein, with protein sequence MQQSSPPVQVGDEFDVSIEAVGEKGDGIAKVKGFVLFVANTKEGEHCRVRVTKVLTKVGFAEKIGEALNPPKPKKEYGPVAQPIAKPEYEDTEDFGEELEEDSTIPQEQSVSEESSDEQPSSQESSSAQSASEEE encoded by the coding sequence ATGCAACAATCAAGTCCACCAGTTCAAGTAGGAGACGAATTTGATGTCTCTATTGAGGCCGTCGGTGAAAAAGGAGATGGCATAGCAAAAGTAAAAGGTTTCGTTTTGTTCGTTGCGAACACAAAGGAAGGCGAGCATTGCCGTGTTCGTGTTACTAAAGTGCTTACCAAAGTAGGTTTTGCAGAAAAAATAGGTGAAGCTCTCAACCCACCTAAGCCAAAAAAGGAATACGGTCCTGTGGCACAACCAATCGCAAAGCCAGAATATGAAGATACTGAGGATTTCGGAGAAGAATTAGAAGAAGATTCGACGATTCCTCAAGAGCAATCCGTGTCAGAGGAGTCATCTGATGAACAACCCTCTTCTCAAGAGAGTTCTTCTGCACAGTCTGCTTCTGAAGAAGAG